The following DNA comes from Simkania negevensis Z.
ATCACGTTTGTTACCACCCCAAATTCTCCATTGTAAAAGGAGATTTGCGCGATAAAGAGGTCTTGCAACCACTGACTAATTGGGCAGATGTTGTGATTCCACTAGCTGCACTTGTTGGGGCCCCTCTTTGTAAACAAGATCCCTTCACTGCAACAGCGGTCAACCACGATGCAACCATTCACCTCATCCACTCTCTTTCTCCCTCGCAAAGAATCATCATGCCCACAACAAATAGTGCATATGGCACAGGAGATGAAAACAATTTTTGCACAGAAGAATCTCCCTTAAATCCCATTTCGCAATATGCGCAAGAAAAAGTGAAAGTCGAAAAAGCTCTCATGGAGCATCCAAATGCCATTAGCTTTCGCCTTGCAACAGTGTTCGGCATGTCCCCACGAATGCGCATTGATCTTCTTGTGAATGACTTTGTTTACCGCGCAGTCCACGACCGAGCCGTCCTCCTTTTTGAAAGTCATTTTAAGCGAAATTACATCCACATCCGTGACGTTTGCCGCGCATTTCTCTTCGGCATACAGCATTTTGATGAGATGAGAGGCGAAATCTACAACGTTGGCCTTTCAGATGCCAATTTGTCCAAGCAAGAGCTTTGCGAAAAGATCAAAGAGCACATCCCCTCTTTTACTTTTGTCGATGCACCAATTGGACAAGATCCCGATCAACGTAACTACATTGTTTCCAATGAAAAAATCCATCAAGCAGGCTTTTATCCACAGTTTTCTTTAGATGCTGGAATCGAGGAGCTGATGAAAGGCTACAACATGATTCGCAATGCGGTTTATTCAAATGTTTAAACTTCTCAAAAAGTCTCAGCGTCAAAGAGCAAAAGTTAGCCTCATCTTGCTCGATTGGAATGTTCGCGAAAGTTTTCACATTTGTCATTATCTTAGATCGCAGACAGTTTCCCGAGACTCTTTTGAAATCATCGTCCTAGAATATTACTCTCAATTGACCGAGGCAGTCAAAAAATTTGAAGAAGATATCGATACATTAGCCGTCTTAGGCATGCCGGATGGATGTTACTATCACAAACACTTGATGTATAACATCGGCGCCCTTCTTGCCCAAGGAGAAATCATCGTGATTTGTGACTCAGATGCGATGGTGAAACCCACCTTCATCGAATCGATTCTTCAATTTTTTGAAACCTACCCCAATCATTTTCTCCATATGGATCAATTCCGCAACCATCGGCAAGACCTCTACCCCTTTTCTTACCCCTCATTTGAAGAAGTGATTGGCCCAGGTTGCATCAATTATTCAGACGGGAAAACAACTGGAGTTGTCGAAACCTCTGACCGGTTACATCGGCGCAATTATGGCGCTTGCCTTTGTATGAAACGAAAAGACTTTTTTGCAATTGGGGGTTCCGATGAACATGTCGACTTTGTCGGTCATATCTGTGGTCCGTACGATCTCACTTTCCGCCTGTGCAATGCGGGAAAAGAAGAAGTTTGGCACGAAGAAGAATTTCTTTATCACACCTGGCATCCAGGTTCAGATGGCATTGGGGAATATCTCGGCCCTCACGATGGATACAACGTGTCTTCAACATCCCTTGAAGCCATTTGGACAGGAAGAATATTGCCTCATGTTCCCCACCCCCTTATTATCAAAATTGAGCAAGGGAAAACCGTGACAGAAGAGGAGATTTTAAAAGAAGGAATCAATGACACACACCGGCAAATGACCGACCTTTCTTTTTTAAAGTCTGCAAAAAGCTATGCTGAAAAAACATATCGTTTCCCTCTTCCTAAACACTCTCCTCTTTCAAGCCTGCATCAGCTGCAATTCACCTTCATTTCTCTTTTTCAAAAAGTCTATGGAATTTTGAAGAAAAAGATTTCTCAGTCACCCCATGCGTCACCCAGCTCTCCAAACGTTCGATTCACCCTTCCTATTTTGAAGAAAAAGATTTCAAAGCTTTTAACTCAAGCTAAGCAAGAGTGGCTCACAGTCACTCAAGCAACTTCAGGGCGCAAAGATTTATGGAACGCCATTTCTCGCTTGTACCATCAAAAAAAACCACACTACATTGTCGTGAATTCAAAGCGCGATTTGATGATCCTGTCAGAATTTATTTTATGGCAGGGTAAAATGGTGCTACGCCCGCACAATCAGATCAAGCTTCTTTACCTTAACGATCTTCATGATGACAAGATCAAAGAGCTGCTGCAAACAAGACCCCAGCTGCACCTCACTGCAAACACCGTAAATGAGTGGAAACAAATGGATCAACTGAAAGATTTGGAGTATGAAACATTATGACCGAGATACTCTTTATTAATCCCGGCGCAATGCACACTGTTTACCAAGAGCTTGGAACCTCTCTTTCCGCAATTGAACCTCCCTCACTAGCAGCCCTTTTTGCAACCTATGTTCGAAAAAAAGGGGCACATGCTGCCATCCTCGATGCCCCAGCTTTAAACTTGAGCCCTATGCAAGTAGCGCAGTGGATTGAAAAAGAGTACAACCCGACATTAGTTGTCATGGTAGTTTATGGGTTTCAACCCTCCGCATCCACGCAAAACATGATGGCTGCAGGAGAAACGTGCCGAGAAATCAAAAAGAGAAACCCCTCTCTTAAGATTTTAATGACGGGAACGCACATTGCTGCTCTTCCCCAACGGACTATGGAAGAAGAAGCTGTGGATTTTGTCTGCAGCGGAGAAGGTCCTCAAACCATTTGGGGAGTGTATGAATGCTTGAAAAATGGCTCTACGCAATTTGACCGCGTTCCCAGCTTGCTTTACCGAAAGGGCAGAGAAATTGTCGCCACTCCGAAAGGACCTCTTCTAGAAAACTTAACTGAAGTCATGCCAGGCGCAGCCTGGGATCTTCTTCCTATGGAAAAGTACCGCGCACACAACTGGCACTGTTTTGAAAACATTGACGAGCGACAACCTTATGCTTCGCTCCACACGTCACTCGGCTGCCCCTACCGATGTTCCTTTTGTTGTATCAATGCTCCGTTTGGAGGCTCTTCTTATCGGTTATGGTCTCCTGAAGCAGTCATTAGTGAAATCGACCTTCTCGTCAATCGGTATGGAGTGAAAAACATCAAGTTTGTCGATGAGATGTTTGTGCTCAATCCGCGTCATGTCAATTCGATTTGTGACCTTTTGATTGAGCGCAATTATGGACTCAATATCTGGGCTTATGCCCGAGTGGATACAGTCCGTGATACTTTTTTAGATAGGCTTAAGCGGGCCGGTATTCGTTGGCTCGCGCTTGGGATTGAATCGGGCAGTAAACATGTACGTGATGGGGTCGAAAAAGGGCGGTTTGGTGCCGAAGACATCTTACGCGTGGTGAAAAATATCCAAAATGCCGGAATCAATGTGATTGGTAACTACATTTTTGGTCTCCCAGACGATACAAATGAAACCATGAAAGAAACACTCGATTTAGCCCTCTCAGCCAACTGTGAATTTGCCAATTTTTACTGCGCCATGGCTTATCCAGGATCAAAGCTCTACACTCTTGCAATTGAAAAAGGGTGGGACTTGCCAACCGAGTGGATTGGTTATTCCCAACACGCATACGAAACGCTTCCCTTAAGAACAGATACACTCACAGCAGCCGAAGTCCTTGAATTCCGTGATAAAGCCTTTCACACTTACTACTCAGACCCTCGCTACCTCTCTTTCATCCAAAACAAGTTCGGAAAAAAAGTCCTGATGCATATTAAAGAGATGAACAAAATTAAACTTCGCCGTAAAATCGTAGAAAATGCCTTAGTAGTGGAGACATCCTTCTGATTATCTCAAAGACCCCCTTCCGCATCTCTTTTTTTGGCGGAGGAACAGACTACCCCGCATGGGTCCATGAGCATGGCGGCGCAGTCATTGGTACGACCATCAACCAATATTGCTACATTAGCTGTCGCTTTCTCCCTCCCATTTTTGATCACAACTACCGAATTGTTTACTCCCAAACCGAATCGACTCAAACCATCGAAGAAATTAAACACCCCGTTGTTAAAGCTGTTCTTTCCTATCTCAACTTCGATCATGATCGCCTAGAGATCCATCATGACGCTGATCTTCCAGCTCGAGCCGGACTGGGTTCCAGCTCAGCTTTTACAGTTGGACTATTGAGCGCGCTTTTTAGCATCCGAAAACAGACAATTGAACCACTTAAGCTCGCGCGACTCGCTATCCACATCGAACAAGAGAAGCTCCGAGAAATTGTCGGCTATCAAGATCAAACTCTCACTGCCCACGGCGGTTTTAATCGAATTGATTTTCTCCCTGACGGAACAATCGATGTTGCCCCTGTTTTTTCACCGCTCCTTCCCAAGCTTCAAAATCACTTAATGCTCTTTTACACAGGCCATTCCCGCTTTGCTTCAGATGTGGCCAAATCCAAAGTTGTCAATTTCAAGAAAAACGCCAGCCGACTTCACCGACTCCGCGAAATGGTCGATGAAGCAACAGATCGG
Coding sequences within:
- a CDS encoding NAD-dependent epimerase/dehydratase family protein, which produces MKVLVPGGAGYIGSVLIPMLLSEGHEVIALDNFMYSQSSLNHVCYHPKFSIVKGDLRDKEVLQPLTNWADVVIPLAALVGAPLCKQDPFTATAVNHDATIHLIHSLSPSQRIIMPTTNSAYGTGDENNFCTEESPLNPISQYAQEKVKVEKALMEHPNAISFRLATVFGMSPRMRIDLLVNDFVYRAVHDRAVLLFESHFKRNYIHIRDVCRAFLFGIQHFDEMRGEIYNVGLSDANLSKQELCEKIKEHIPSFTFVDAPIGQDPDQRNYIVSNEKIHQAGFYPQFSLDAGIEELMKGYNMIRNAVYSNV
- a CDS encoding GHMP family kinase ATP-binding protein; translated protein: MHHDADLPARAGLGSSSAFTVGLLSALFSIRKQTIEPLKLARLAIHIEQEKLREIVGYQDQTLTAHGGFNRIDFLPDGTIDVAPVFSPLLPKLQNHLMLFYTGHSRFASDVAKSKVVNFKKNASRLHRLREMVDEATDRLQGGEKEILWFGELLDEAWQLKKGLSDKISNDSIDEIYSRAKQAGALGGKILGAGGGGFMLLFAPPELQPQVKSALSNIPKLCHIPFEFEDHGSHFLLDREHDFTLTKLHSPDF
- a CDS encoding B12-binding domain-containing radical SAM protein; its protein translation is MTEILFINPGAMHTVYQELGTSLSAIEPPSLAALFATYVRKKGAHAAILDAPALNLSPMQVAQWIEKEYNPTLVVMVVYGFQPSASTQNMMAAGETCREIKKRNPSLKILMTGTHIAALPQRTMEEEAVDFVCSGEGPQTIWGVYECLKNGSTQFDRVPSLLYRKGREIVATPKGPLLENLTEVMPGAAWDLLPMEKYRAHNWHCFENIDERQPYASLHTSLGCPYRCSFCCINAPFGGSSYRLWSPEAVISEIDLLVNRYGVKNIKFVDEMFVLNPRHVNSICDLLIERNYGLNIWAYARVDTVRDTFLDRLKRAGIRWLALGIESGSKHVRDGVEKGRFGAEDILRVVKNIQNAGINVIGNYIFGLPDDTNETMKETLDLALSANCEFANFYCAMAYPGSKLYTLAIEKGWDLPTEWIGYSQHAYETLPLRTDTLTAAEVLEFRDKAFHTYYSDPRYLSFIQNKFGKKVLMHIKEMNKIKLRRKIVENALVVETSF
- a CDS encoding glycosyltransferase family 2 protein; amino-acid sequence: MFKLLKKSQRQRAKVSLILLDWNVRESFHICHYLRSQTVSRDSFEIIVLEYYSQLTEAVKKFEEDIDTLAVLGMPDGCYYHKHLMYNIGALLAQGEIIVICDSDAMVKPTFIESILQFFETYPNHFLHMDQFRNHRQDLYPFSYPSFEEVIGPGCINYSDGKTTGVVETSDRLHRRNYGACLCMKRKDFFAIGGSDEHVDFVGHICGPYDLTFRLCNAGKEEVWHEEEFLYHTWHPGSDGIGEYLGPHDGYNVSSTSLEAIWTGRILPHVPHPLIIKIEQGKTVTEEEILKEGINDTHRQMTDLSFLKSAKSYAEKTYRFPLPKHSPLSSLHQLQFTFISLFQKVYGILKKKISQSPHASPSSPNVRFTLPILKKKISKLLTQAKQEWLTVTQATSGRKDLWNAISRLYHQKKPHYIVVNSKRDLMILSEFILWQGKMVLRPHNQIKLLYLNDLHDDKIKELLQTRPQLHLTANTVNEWKQMDQLKDLEYETL